Sequence from the Nitrospiria bacterium genome:
AAAAATGCATAACCATTAAAGGTAATGGATGGAGCGGTTTGGTTAAAAATGCCAGTGGCGATGGAGAGTTCCTCTTCCACCAAAAAACCATCTAAACTCACCAGCTGCCCATAAATGGATATACCTTGGGATTGGGTCATATCAAATCGGGAATGTCGATCATCGGCCCAGGTCACTAGAGCGTTTTTCCCATCCTGTGCAAGGTGAACTTCCCTCTTCATGGATGCGGCATCATTTATTACAATCTCCGGCCCTTCTTTCTCCCCATCTTGAGTCATCCAAAGCCCTTTAATTTTATTTTTTGTTTCCCCTTTTACACCATCCTCCCAAACCATAAAAAAATGTGTTCCATCAAAGACCATGGCAGGTGTTACGGAAAGGGAACCGGGCATGGGTTGAATGAGGAACTCCTCAACTAAGGGGTCTCCAAAACCATCCAATCGAATTCCATAAATACCAGAAGGAGTGGCTTCCTCATCAAACCATACCGCCATCACCTGTTGTTCAAATCTGACATGAGTTGCAATTTCAGGGTCATAGAGGGCAGGTTCTGAGAATTCCAAGACATGATTCATTTGAGGGTGAGAAAAATGGGGAATAAAGAAAAAAAGAAAAAGGCTGAAAAAAATTAATTTACGAAACATATTTTTCCTAAAAGGACCCGATTTAAATTTCGGTAAATGTGAATCATTTATTATTTATAGATTGCAATTTAAAAACCTAAAGGGGGAAATTTAGAGGAGGAAACCCATAACCTAATGAATATTCTAAAATTTTTATGGCCCACCTATTTAGGGTGGTTTTTCGACGCTTTATCTTCAAGAAATTTTTTCCAGAAAATAGGAAATTTTTTTCCTCGTTTCTGAAAAAAGATGAAAAAGCAACAAATTTTTGTTTTTTTCAAAAGAAGGGATGAATGGTGTGGATTTCTTGGAGAAAACTTTAATAAACGTGGGGACTCTCCGCAATTTCTCTTTGGTGAATCCCGGGGACCGGAGGTGTTGGGGTATCAAGGGTTAGGGTTTCCCGATGAGGAGCTGCTTTGTAAAGCTCACAAACCAGGCGGCAATTATCCGAGTTTTGGACCAAACCCACTAAAACGGTATAACGAGCCCCTTTGTAATAGGGGATATCATAGTGGAATCCAATGTGATCCCCCGGCTCTGTAAAAAAATAAAGCGCACAAGCGTGAGGATCATTTTCTGGACAAACCATTACCGGTGCCTGGACCAGGCGAGACAAGAAATCCAAAAAAACAGGATTTCGATAAAGAGCCATAAATGCAGGGGCTTTTTCCTTCATGACAAAATAACTCACATTTCCCCCCTTTTTATGTTTTGGAATATAGTTTTGGTGAACAAACCGGCGAAGCTGATTTAATTCTGGGAGGAGGAATTTCTCAATAACAGCCGGGAGAAAAATTGGTTGAATAATGATGCACTCTTCCTGTTCCCAATAAACCCTTTGAATTTCGCAAAAATCTAGTGCCTTGGTGGCTTTCTCAATTTCCTCATTTATGGCCCGAGGATTTTCTCTCACTACACAGGGTTCACTTCCCATGAGATTTCCACCTTCTTAAAGCACTCAATTTAGTTTGGGGTATGGCAGTCATGGGTAACAAAAAGTGAGAATAAATCAACCTTGCTTTAAGGTCAAGCCCCGTTTCTAAACATCGGTTTTAATGAGATTTTTATTCTATTTTTTTTCTTAAATCCTTTTCAATTATTGTGGATCTAAAAATAAAGAAAGGAGGGGATTGCAATGACCCTAACTGATTGGATAAGATTCATCGCGGGGACATTTGTGGCGTAAGACTAACATTGGTTTTTTTCCACAAACCCTACTGGTTTTTTCTGATCGGTTGGGTCGGGTTAAATTTAATTTGATCCGCATTTAAGAAAGGGTGCCCAATGATGGCCCTATAACGAAAAACCGGTATGCTGGAATAACAGACCGAAAATTTAAAGCAATTTTGATTGGAGGAAAACAATGGGATATTATTTTAGTAAAACTTTAAACATTTCATTTGACCAAGCGACCAAAAAAGTAAAGGAAGATCTCAGTAAAGAAGGTTTCGGGGTATTAACCGAAATCGACGTTAAGGAAACACTTAAAAAGAAATTAAATGTAGACTTTCAAAAATACATAATCCTCGGTGCTTGCAATCCAACGTTTGCTTACCAGGCCCTTCAGGCGGAAGATAAAATCGGTACCATGCTACCCTGCAATGTGATCCTTCAAGAAAGAGAAGACGGTTCCGTTGAGGTTTCCGCCATTGACCCCATTGCCTCGATGCAGGCCATCGATAACCCAAACTTGAGGCCAATTGCTCAGCAGGTCCAGCAAAAACTCAAAACCGTTATTGACCAACTATAAAAAGGAATTCGTCGTGGGGAATCCTATATTATTATAGGGATTTTTTATTGGCAGAAAAAAATTCAGGTGCCTTCACAAAAAAAACCGTGCAGGGGGGTACGGACCCTGCCAATTCTACTCACTGCACCTGCTTTGATGGTGGGAGTCTCTGTGATTATTTTGGACCCTATATTTCAGGGTCTGGCCATTTCCCTTTTATTCGGGGTTTTCGCGTCCGCGCTTTTAACTTTATTGGTGATCCCCACCCTCTACTATGAGGTCAATTTCTCCCTACAAAAAAAGAAAAGCTTTAAAGCGAGGGGGAAGTGGAGGTTAGATACTTTTCTGCAAATATTTTAAATACCTTTGCCGTATGCCGTGTATCATCAATGGCCCGGTGGGTTGGCTTTTCCTTGAGTAAAGAATCCACTAGTTTCTCAAGAGATACCCCTTGGAACCCTGAAAAAAATTGAGCCACGGATTGCAAATCAAGAAAACGGTGACCGAAGGGCCATGGCTTGCCCATTTTTTCATATAACCCTCGTAAAAAGGCTACATCAAACCACACATTCCAACCTAAAATAGTAGGAATTGAACCTCCCTCACAAAATCGTTTATGAAACTCCTCAATTACGATTTTAAAATCGGGAGCAGTTTTTAGCTCTTCCATACTGATTTTATTGACCGCCATGGAGTCTGCGTTCATTTCTGTACCAGGTAAGGGAGCAATTAAGGAGGAATATTCATCAACCAAATTTAATTCTTCATCCATTAAAACCGCCCCAATTTCGATACAGGAATGCTTGGTCGGATCTAATCCAGTGGACTCAACATCGATCACCAAAACTTTCTGGTTGGCTTTAAAGCTCATAGTCTTTCCTTTTTATTAAGGTTTTTTTTTGGGTGACCCGAATGCTATCAGATAGAGATGAATCCGTCAACAACGCTCTTTCGAAAAACTTATTTTTCCCCCCAAAAAAACAATCGTACTGAATCCGTCAATCCCACTGAGGTGACACCGATATTTTCCCTCCCTTGAATAAACTGCTGACTAGATCTTCGGATCATTTTCTCCCAAACCGACTCCGGCTCTTCATTAAAAATATCTCCTGAGACACCCTGAAGAACACGCCAAACACCCCGTGCCAGTTCCCCGTCGAGTTGCCCTGGGGCCCATCCGGAATACCCAGAATAAACCCTAAAAGTATCTTCAGGATCAGCCTTAGTGATAACCTTTAATAAGGTATCCACCTCACCACTAAAATAAATGTCATCCATAACGTGATAGGATGAATCAAATAGGTGTTGGCTTTTAAGAAGTAAAACCAGGGACTGGGGGGAAACCGGTCCACCCACATAAAGAATATCGGACCGGTCCTTTAATTCTTCAATATCAGGCAAAACCTGAAACAAACGCATGGAGGCAGGCCTGTTCACAATCACCCCGAGGGAGCCAACCGATCCATGGTCGGTAATTAATATCACAGACCTTTCAAAATAGGATCCCTGAAGTTTGGGATCCGCCACCAATAAAATCCCTTTTTCCACCCTTTTCCCAGGCCTTTCCTGGGTAAGAAACCCTTGATTTAAAAATTGGAACTGTGTTTCGTATGAAGGCTTTTCACCCCCCCCATTTTCATCCACTGTTTTTGCTCCCAGGCTTAAAAAAATTACAAAGAATCCAATTATTACCGACAATATCCCCATGGTAGCCTCGTTTTTTTTAATATATTTTCCTGGCAATTAAATTAATCCATTTCCCTTTTCGTTCTTGATTAGAAACGGTTTTGATCATCTCAAGGCTCCACCCTGAGGAAACCACTGCAGCGATCAACTCTTGTTTTAACCACCGGGAAACATAACGTCCAGGAATCCACCCTTTTTTCAAACGGCCGGAAACGTTCCCATGGGCAAAAGTAGCTCCCAAAATTCCACCGGAATTCATCAGGGATCCGATCCCCTTCAGGGCTTTTCGGAAATCCGGTTTTGAAACATGAATTAAGGAAGCGGCGGCCCAAATAACATCCAAGCGATTTTTTTTAATAGGCAGATACCTCAAATCACCATAAATAAGTTTAACCTGTGGATCTTTTCTCCTCGCCCACTTTAAAAAAGCCCACACGCCATCCAGGCCGATGGGGTGGTACCCTTTTTTCTTGAGATAGAAAATATCTTGTCCTGGACCACACCCCAGGTCTAATATTATTCCTTTTTTTGGCATTTCCCTCAGGACCTCTTTTAGCAAAGGGGGAACTCTGTATTTTTCCTTACCCCATTGGGCCAAAAAAGTCCCGGCCTGTGCTTCGTAAACTGCCAGGGTGTTCTTCACGTCACCCTTTTGCTTTTTTCGAAAGGATGCCAAGGAGAAATTCTATTCCTTATCTGCTTGAACTCCAAAAGCGGGTGGACTCACCCCTTCATGCCTGCATTGAGGGCATCCGCTTGGAGCAGTCAAACGACGCCGAGCTTCAAAAACAAAACCGCAATGGTTGCATACCGATGGGATAATAAGGAACCGCTTTGGTGGATGAATACTTTTCGCCACATAAGAAAGATGACTTAAAACCTCTTTTTCCGAAATACGAATCATTTGTGAAAGATCCCTGGCTGTTAAAACCTCATCATTCAATGCCGCCATAATCTGCTGACGAAGGGTCATGGATAGATTGTGCAACCATTCATTGTCCTTCCTTTCGGGTTTTCCCATCTTTCTCACCTTAAGTTTTCTGGCTCATCGTGGAAGTGAGTGGGTAAATTTTGTCATTACCCGCCTGTCCGGCGGGCACTTGCAGGCAGGGGAAAGCGGAAATCCAGGCCCTTCCCGTCATTCCAGCGAAAGCGGGAATCCAGAAGATGTTGATTTTTTGAATCCTGGATTCCCGATAAAACCATTCGGGAATGACGAACTGGATTTTGCAGGAACCTCTAATACTTCAAAGGCTTCAACCACAGAATAACTTTGACTTGACCCTTGCCCTGTATGGACCTTAAACACTTTTTAACAATTTTTACCCACTCGATTACACGAAGACCCAGTTTTCTAAAGAAAAAGTTATTGTAAACTTTTTTATAACCTCTGTCCATCCGCTGAATTAACCTTTAAACCCTTCTTTTTGGTAGGGGGAAAAAGTTTACAAACTCTCCCTTTGTTTGACAAATTCATTACTTAATTCTAATATGATCGTCCACTTAGAATCTAATTTTCGGAGATGGGAAAAGTCTCGGAGCTGTAGCAGAAATGACATTCTTTCAAAAGTTAATTTGGATTGGAACCGCAGGTGCTCTGGGAACTCTAGTGCGTTACGGATTATCGGGGTTCATTCAAAAAACCTTTGGATTTGGGTTTCCCTGGGGAACGCTCCTAGTCAATATGATGGGATGCTTTTTATTCGGTTTGTTTTGGTCCCTTGCGGAACACCGATTCACCTTTGGGGGTGAAGTCCGTATGATCGTACTGGTGGGTTTCTTGGGATCCTTTACGACCTTTTCCAGTTTCGCCTTTGAGACGTCCCAACTTCTTAGGGATTCTCAGTGGCTCATGGCCATGGGAAACCTCATGGCCCAAAATCTGATCGGCATAACAACCTTATTCCTAGGCCTGTTTTTAGGCCGTTTGTTATAAAACCCTTTTATGAGACTTCCATCTGAAGCGGAACTGCTTAGGATTTTCATCGGGGAAAGCGATAAACATAAGGGATACCCCTTGTATGAAGTTATTGTGGACGAGGCCCGAAAACATGGAATGGCGGGGGCAACTGTATTACGAGGAGTATTGGGTTTTGGGGCTCACAGCCGAATTCACACCAGCAAAATTCTTCGTCTCTCGGAAGACCTTCCAATGGTTATTGAAATCGTAGACCGACCGGACCGTATTGAATCCTTTCTTCCTAAATTGGACACCCTTATAGGGGAAGGACTGATCACACTGGAAAAAGTTCGGATCATCACATACCGAAGCATTGTTCCTGGAAAAACAGAGCGATCAAACGAGGAAAGTTAGGAGGGAAAAAATGCTATTCTTAAAATACCTTATTGTTGTGGGTTTTTCGATTCCACTAATTTTTTCTTGTGTTTCAAAATCTAAATTCCTGACCCTTGAACAAACCAGTTCCGCCGAGCGCGCAAAGCTAAAGGATCAAATTTCTGCACAGGAGGGGAAGATAAAGAAATTGGAAGAAGAAATCGAAAACAAGGATTTGGAAATCAAACAAGCCAACGAGCAAGTGATTCAAATGGAGAGAAAAGCGGGACGGATTAGGGCGGAAAAGGAGAAAGAGGCAGATGACCTAAAGGCGCAGAAAGATGCTGAAATCGATCGTCTTAAGGGAACCTATGAAAGCCTGGTAACGGATTTGAAAACTGAAATTGAAAAAGGGGAAATTAAAGTCACTCAAATCAGAGATAAACTCTCTGTAAACCTGGTTGAAAAAATTCTTTTTGATTCGGGCCGCGCTGAAGTAAAACCAAAGGGAAAAGAAATCTTGCAAAAGGTGGGAAATATTCTTCAAACCGTTCATGACAAAGAGATTCGGATCGAAGGTCATACCGATAATATTCCGATTGGTGGAAACCTGAGGCAACGTTTTCCGACCAATTGGGAATTATCCACACAACGGGCCACCAATGTCCTCCGGTTTTTACAAGAAGAAGGCCGCCTTGAAGGAAAATATTTATCCTCGGTGGGATATGGTGAATTTCGCCCCATGGCCACCAATGAAACTCCGGAGGGCCGTTCAGAGAACAGGCGAATTGAAATTGTTCTTGTCCCCCTTGACATCCAGGGAATATTCAAGGAGCTCAACTAAACCCTTTAGCCGTTCTTTTTATCCAAATAGAGGTTTCATGCAATGGGTCAACCCGAACGGGAAGCTCCCTTGGTTTGGCAAGGAAAACCCGCCTGGAGTTCCTATATTTATATTTGGATGTTTGTAACGATTATTGGAATTCGCGCTGTTGTTTCCTTCAGATTAGGGCTTGGGGAAAATGCTTTTTATGAAATTGTGTTGGTTTCTGTTCTTTTGACCATCCCACTCTATTTTCACCAAACCACCCATTACAGGGTCACCCGTCATGCCGTATTCCGTGCAAAGGGATTTTTGGGGAAAGAGGAACAGTCATTTCCACTCTCCGCTATAGAATCCGTCAGTCAGCAACAGGGTCCACTGGAACGTTTGTTCAACTGTGGGAATGTGGTCATAAAATTAAAGGACGGTAGGAAGGAAAGGCTCTCCGGGATAAAAGATCCGGACGTTGTCGGACGAAAAATCAGAGCCCTGCTGTGAAACCTTTATTCAATATTCTCCGGTTCCCTCATATTTTTTCAATCCGTGCCGGAAAACTCCTCCACCCACATGACAGTAGCCCCGGCAACGGCCGTGGGCATGACGATAAAATTGATAAAAGGAATCATTAAAAGAATCATGGTCGCTCCCCCAAAGCCCAGTACCATCCAGCGTTTTTCCTGAAGTTTGGAACGCTGCTCTTTAAATAATAACCCATGATTTCCCATGGGATAATCAGCAAATTCCAGGGCCAACATCCAGGCACTGAAAACCAGCCAAACCAACGGGGCAACCACATTGATCCCCGGAATAATAAACAGAAGGAGTAAAGGAAGGGACCGGGAAAGGAAATAAAAAATTTTTTTCCCTTCCGAGATAAAGGCGGGCCAAATATTCATGACTAAGGTTTTTATTCCACCCTCCGAAGGCATTAGGGTTCCTGTGAGATGAACCTCAACCGCTTCAGAAAGCAACCCATTAAAGGGAGCTGAGATTAAATTACAGAATAAAATAAAAAAATAAAAAACAATAACCAATATGACAACGGCAAATAATGGCCAAAGGAGCCACTCAAGCCAGTTCAACCAGATGGGCAATAAAAGGTCTATGAAGCGTTTAAATTGGCTGGCCCCAAACCAAATAATAAAAGAAAAAATTATAAGGTTGATCAAAAATGGAACAAAAACATACCTTCGGATTCCCGATTTTTGAATCAAAAAAAAACCACGAAGTAAAAAAACCATCCCTTTGACCACAGATCGGTTTACTCCCTAAATGAATCGGGTTTGGGTATATTCAGTGAAGGTAAAAACTCCTCTTTTTGTTTTAAACTGTTAATGATCGCTTCCTTTCCTCGTTGAATTAAAATCTCATTTTGCTCAAAACCAAACTCATAGATATCACTGACATTCGGACGGACGATTAAATCAGCGGATTTGCAGTCTGAAAAGGCCTGGCGAAAAAGGGCAATATCAAAAGACCGGCCGATGACCTCAACCAAATTGGTGGGCCTTTTCATTTGAATGCTTGAACTCAACACCACCCCAATCACAATATCCGCTCCCGCATCCTTTAAAATTTGGCATGGAACCTTATTTAACAACCCCCCATCACAATATAACTCCCCTTCCACTTCAACCGGGGCAAAAATTCCTGGCATGGCACAACTGGCCTGGACGGCAGGGAGGACGGGGCCCTTATTAAAAATTTTAATGGTTCCAGTGGTGAGGTTGGTAGCCGCCACAAAAAACGGAATCCTTAAATCTTCAAAATGGGGGTTTCCAATTTTCTTTTCAAGGTAAGATGCCATTCGGTCGTTGGTCGCAATTCCCATTTTTGGAAAATAGTTAAATTTTCCTGCATCTCTCCAGCGATATTCCTTTCCGCAGGCTTCCAACAACTCTCCTTCAATCCCGCCCACATATAAAGCCCCCACAAAACTCCCGGAACTGCTTCCGGAAAGAAAAGAAATGCGTATCTGAAGGTCATGAAAAACGGAAAGAACGCCCACATGGGCAACCCCCCAGGAGGCCCCGCTTCCCAAGGCAAGGCCTACCTTGGGTTGCCTCCCATACCGCTTGATTAAACCTTGGAACCAATCCCACAGCCCCCCCACTTCAAACTTTCCTGTTCCAATTTTTTCAAACCTACCCACCAATTCTCTTCCCTCGCTCTTTCATTGTGTTAGCCTGGAAAGATTACTCTTTTAATCATTGGTTAAGCAATAGGAACCACAAATTGTGATAGACTATTGGCATTAAAAAAAACGTTCATATCTTTTGAAAAATAGTCATTAGATAGGAGGCAAAGGATGAAACAAATTGGGTTTCTAGGCCTTGGAATCATGGGCAGCCGAATGAGTAAAAGGCTTTTGGATGCAGGTTTTGAAATCACGGTGTGGAACAGAACTCCTGGAAAGGCTCAGGATCTGGTCCGAGCGGGGGCAAAGGAGGCCAAAACTCCAAAAGAGGCTTCGTCAAATAAAGATGCGGTTTTAACCATGCTGGCAGATCCCCATTCCGTTCTTCAGACTGTATTGGGTCAAAATGGAATCATCGAAGGGCTCTCAAAAGGATCCCTGTTAATTGATTTTACAACCGTAGATCCCGCAACACCCCAAAAGATTAATGATGCTCTGAAAACAAAAGGGGTTCGATTCCTTGAATCCCCCGTTACGGGAAGTAAACCCGCGGCAGAATCCGGAGAACTGGTGTTGATGGTAGGCGGAGATCCCCAAGTTTTAGAAGAAGCAAACCCAATTTTAAAACCTCTTTCTAAAAAAATCGTACATATGGGACCTGTGTCTTCTGGGGCCCGAATGAAGTTGGTGAATAACCTGATCATTGCAGGGTCTATGCAGGCCCTTTTTGAAGGACTGACCTTGGGAAAAAAAGGAGGTTTGAATCATGAAGCCATGTTGGAGGTTCTCACCTCAAGTGCCCTTTCTTCATTTCTACTTAAAATGAAAGGGATCGCCGTCATGGACAGAGATTTTAATCCCAATTTTTCGGTTAAACATATGGCCAAAGACATACATCTTGCCATGGAAGAAGCCCATCACCAATGCCTTTCTCTTTCCCAATTGGCAACCAATCATGCACTGTATGAGGCCGCAATGGCGCAAGTAGGGAATGAAGATTTTTCAGCCCTTATAAAAGTAACCGAAAAGGTATCGGGAACCGAAAACTAAATCCTGATCGCCTTGGTCTTCTTGAAAAACTTCCTTGAAACTTAAAAAGTTCTGTGTTTAAATTCCCCGGATAGTCTATTTTAAAAATTAAGGGGAATTTGATTGAAATTCTTTGAATTAAAATTTTTAATTTAATTTCCGAAATTTCTACAGGAGATTGTCAAAAAACACTTCAATTAAATAAAGTGGATTCCTTTCCCCCCTTTTGGTATTTGTCTATCCCCCTGTAAACCTATTTCAGGTC
This genomic interval carries:
- a CDS encoding patatin-like phospholipase family protein, with protein sequence MGRFEKIGTGKFEVGGLWDWFQGLIKRYGRQPKVGLALGSGASWGVAHVGVLSVFHDLQIRISFLSGSSSGSFVGALYVGGIEGELLEACGKEYRWRDAGKFNYFPKMGIATNDRMASYLEKKIGNPHFEDLRIPFFVAATNLTTGTIKIFNKGPVLPAVQASCAMPGIFAPVEVEGELYCDGGLLNKVPCQILKDAGADIVIGVVLSSSIQMKRPTNLVEVIGRSFDIALFRQAFSDCKSADLIVRPNVSDIYEFGFEQNEILIQRGKEAIINSLKQKEEFLPSLNIPKPDSFRE
- the cysZ gene encoding sulfate transporter CysZ, which codes for MVKGMVFLLRGFFLIQKSGIRRYVFVPFLINLIIFSFIIWFGASQFKRFIDLLLPIWLNWLEWLLWPLFAVVILVIVFYFFILFCNLISAPFNGLLSEAVEVHLTGTLMPSEGGIKTLVMNIWPAFISEGKKIFYFLSRSLPLLLLFIIPGINVVAPLVWLVFSAWMLALEFADYPMGNHGLLFKEQRSKLQEKRWMVLGFGGATMILLMIPFINFIVMPTAVAGATVMWVEEFSGTD
- a CDS encoding PH domain-containing protein, giving the protein MGQPEREAPLVWQGKPAWSSYIYIWMFVTIIGIRAVVSFRLGLGENAFYEIVLVSVLLTIPLYFHQTTHYRVTRHAVFRAKGFLGKEEQSFPLSAIESVSQQQGPLERLFNCGNVVIKLKDGRKERLSGIKDPDVVGRKIRALL
- a CDS encoding 3'-5' exonuclease is translated as MSFKANQKVLVIDVESTGLDPTKHSCIEIGAVLMDEELNLVDEYSSLIAPLPGTEMNADSMAVNKISMEELKTAPDFKIVIEEFHKRFCEGGSIPTILGWNVWFDVAFLRGLYEKMGKPWPFGHRFLDLQSVAQFFSGFQGVSLEKLVDSLLKEKPTHRAIDDTRHTAKVFKIFAEKYLTSTSPSL
- a CDS encoding class I SAM-dependent methyltransferase: MKNTLAVYEAQAGTFLAQWGKEKYRVPPLLKEVLREMPKKGIILDLGCGPGQDIFYLKKKGYHPIGLDGVWAFLKWARRKDPQVKLIYGDLRYLPIKKNRLDVIWAAASLIHVSKPDFRKALKGIGSLMNSGGILGATFAHGNVSGRLKKGWIPGRYVSRWLKQELIAAVVSSGWSLEMIKTVSNQERKGKWINLIARKIY
- a CDS encoding 2OG-Fe(II) oxygenase, with the protein product MGSEPCVVRENPRAINEEIEKATKALDFCEIQRVYWEQEECIIIQPIFLPAVIEKFLLPELNQLRRFVHQNYIPKHKKGGNVSYFVMKEKAPAFMALYRNPVFLDFLSRLVQAPVMVCPENDPHACALYFFTEPGDHIGFHYDIPYYKGARYTVLVGLVQNSDNCRLVCELYKAAPHRETLTLDTPTPPVPGIHQREIAESPHVY
- a CDS encoding OmpA family protein translates to MLFLKYLIVVGFSIPLIFSCVSKSKFLTLEQTSSAERAKLKDQISAQEGKIKKLEEEIENKDLEIKQANEQVIQMERKAGRIRAEKEKEADDLKAQKDAEIDRLKGTYESLVTDLKTEIEKGEIKVTQIRDKLSVNLVEKILFDSGRAEVKPKGKEILQKVGNILQTVHDKEIRIEGHTDNIPIGGNLRQRFPTNWELSTQRATNVLRFLQEEGRLEGKYLSSVGYGEFRPMATNETPEGRSENRRIEIVLVPLDIQGIFKELN
- the crcB gene encoding fluoride efflux transporter CrcB, which encodes MTFFQKLIWIGTAGALGTLVRYGLSGFIQKTFGFGFPWGTLLVNMMGCFLFGLFWSLAEHRFTFGGEVRMIVLVGFLGSFTTFSSFAFETSQLLRDSQWLMAMGNLMAQNLIGITTLFLGLFLGRLL
- a CDS encoding transcriptional regulator translates to MGKPERKDNEWLHNLSMTLRQQIMAALNDEVLTARDLSQMIRISEKEVLSHLSYVAKSIHPPKRFLIIPSVCNHCGFVFEARRRLTAPSGCPQCRHEGVSPPAFGVQADKE
- a CDS encoding NAD(P)-dependent oxidoreductase, with the protein product MKQIGFLGLGIMGSRMSKRLLDAGFEITVWNRTPGKAQDLVRAGAKEAKTPKEASSNKDAVLTMLADPHSVLQTVLGQNGIIEGLSKGSLLIDFTTVDPATPQKINDALKTKGVRFLESPVTGSKPAAESGELVLMVGGDPQVLEEANPILKPLSKKIVHMGPVSSGARMKLVNNLIIAGSMQALFEGLTLGKKGGLNHEAMLEVLTSSALSSFLLKMKGIAVMDRDFNPNFSVKHMAKDIHLAMEEAHHQCLSLSQLATNHALYEAAMAQVGNEDFSALIKVTEKVSGTEN
- a CDS encoding DUF302 domain-containing protein; this translates as MGYYFSKTLNISFDQATKKVKEDLSKEGFGVLTEIDVKETLKKKLNVDFQKYIILGACNPTFAYQALQAEDKIGTMLPCNVILQEREDGSVEVSAIDPIASMQAIDNPNLRPIAQQVQQKLKTVIDQL
- a CDS encoding YqgE/AlgH family protein, whose translation is MPGKYIKKNEATMGILSVIIGFFVIFLSLGAKTVDENGGGEKPSYETQFQFLNQGFLTQERPGKRVEKGILLVADPKLQGSYFERSVILITDHGSVGSLGVIVNRPASMRLFQVLPDIEELKDRSDILYVGGPVSPQSLVLLLKSQHLFDSSYHVMDDIYFSGEVDTLLKVITKADPEDTFRVYSGYSGWAPGQLDGELARGVWRVLQGVSGDIFNEEPESVWEKMIRRSSQQFIQGRENIGVTSVGLTDSVRLFFWGEK
- a CDS encoding DUF190 domain-containing protein — protein: MRLPSEAELLRIFIGESDKHKGYPLYEVIVDEARKHGMAGATVLRGVLGFGAHSRIHTSKILRLSEDLPMVIEIVDRPDRIESFLPKLDTLIGEGLITLEKVRIITYRSIVPGKTERSNEES